The DNA window CAAGTGTGGAAAATAGGATACTACAGCAATGATTCTAAAACTTTAATGTGTATATGAACCACTTCTTAAAATGCTGATGGATTCCTTAGGCCTGGAGTGGGGCCTGAGCTCTGCATTTCTACAAAGCTTCCAAATGAAACCAATGCTGATGATGTGAACACCACATTGAATAGATGGCTTAATACATGCTTCTAAGATAGTAACTTCCAAGACAGTAAAGGTTTGCTATCTACGCACTAAAAATACACAGTTGCTCTAATTGTTGGTTGCTTATGCTAGAATGCTCTATTCACACCTGCCCTGGCTAACTCCCTTTCATGACAGCATTAGCAGTTAAAATGAACCAGGATGTAAGTTCCAGCCGGGTGGCCTTTAACAAGGTACTTAACCTCCCTAAGgttcagtttcttcaactgtaaaataatGTGACAACCAAGAGAATGGTCTCAAGCAGCATTTAGTCAGTAACTAGAATTCAGACATGCAGTGAGTACATCAGAATACATTAGATGACAACAGAGAATCGTACTCTGATAGGCTACATGTCAACAAGATGAAACGGCAGCAGTATAAAAGGGAAGTTCCGcatttggtgtttttaaaaataaacaagataggGAGAACATTGATGAAAATAACTGAAGGATTTTAATGGACATAATGCTCCCAGCAAGTCAACAATGtgatcctctccccacccccaccctcaaaaGTAACATAAACTTAAGGTGAATTAATGGAGGTATATGTCCacgggaagaaaagaaaggacctCTGGCCCACTGTACTCTGACCACACATGAAGGCCTGTGTTTAGTTCTTGGCTGAACTGCATCAAGTACAACTGCCAAACATCCAGTGGAGGGAGCCTGAACTCCTGGACACCTCGGCACCACGGCTGAGGGCAGTTGAGAAAAACAGATGGAGAGAGATGTTACAGTGACACCTACTGGCTGTCAATGGAGCAGGCCAAGTGGTAGAAAGTGTCTCTTCCGCCAGGTGGAAAGCAGCTAGTAGTGACAGCTGCTCTCAGCTTCAGCCAGTTGTTGACTTGGGAGAATTAAGATCTATGGTTACTAGATCTTCCAGATTTGAAAGAGTAGCGGGAAATCTGCATTTGTTATATAAAACTTTCTGATCTTCAAATGTTggcaagtattaaaaaaaaaaaaactaaaatcttCTGCAGACTGAATGCCCAAAAGGGGTTAATCTGCAATCTCTCTTGAATGTAAGTATCTGGAAGGTTGTTGTCCTCAAGAGGGTACAGAATGGTTCTAGCTCAATCCAGGGACAACCAAGTTATCAAAATTAATGTCACCAGTAGTGGGACAAATAGACTTCATGTGACTGCAGATAGATGAAGGATAACACTACAATCAGACTAGAGCTACAAGGAGAGACTTTATATCACAATATAAGGAAGAACTTTCTAACATCTGGCTAACAATCGAATCAGCTGTCCCTGACAGAGTAACATAGGTTCAATGAAAACCTCCAGAGTGTAGATGACCATCTCTCAGCAACGTTGTGGGTAAGATTAAACTTGTTGGTGGCTAAGGCTTCCAACACTGAGTCTGTAAATCTACATACATACAACATTCgttgaaatctatttttcttaaaagtCTTTTCTTTGGATTATTAAATGGATAAAAAGCCAGAAAAGGTGCAAAGGGTCCTGCAGGCAACATAAGATGTATATGCTTCGTGAGTCAATTGTTATTGGACACAGAAAAGTGACTTCAAAACAAGTTTGAAACATTTtcctctcaaacttttttttttttttttaaaggttcacTATTGCTTTCTACCTGCTTAAGACAAAGCAGGGATGAGTTcaaggtggttttttttgtttgtttttttttaaatcattaaaaggGAATAGGTTTGTGGTTATATGCTTCTTGCAATTCAGTAAGCCTTAACATGAAAGTGTCTGCTGAATGACctgaatggtaaaaaaaaaaaaaaaaatatatatatatatataaaaataagttaatgcaTATGAAGCATTTAGCACTGTTTCTGGCACATAAGAGGccttaaataaaagaaagcaactCTAAGACTCAGGTTAAGATCACCTCCTCCAAATAACCCCAGAAACACCTTCCTTACAGATACCCTCTTTTAATTTCAGCCCATGGCTTACGTCACTTCACTTACAGACTGTGAGTTCTTCGGGACCAGAAACCTGGTGAGATGGGGAGGGTGGTGAAAGACAAGGTCAGACAAGGCAGGGCCAGATCATATAGGGCTTTAGCCCAAGAAAAGAGACTGGATTTTATTCTGCATGGTATGGAAAGTCATTGAAAGGTTCTAAGCAAGAAAGTAAAGtgttctgatttatatttttaaatgattaagttGGTTTCTGTGTAGAAAGCTGTTTTGCTTGGtttggtttggggtggagaggTGGGCAGGAAGGTAAAAGTGGAAGCAGAGATAACCAGGGAGTAGATTACTGCAGTGATACAAGTTAGAGATGAGGGTGTCTTGTATTAAGATGGTGACAACGAAAAGAAGTGGAGAGATTCCAAATACATTTTTGCCAATGTGAAACGAAGAAATATATTATATCATAAAGTATACACATGCTTAggattataaaaattaaacttacttTAGATACTTGGCATATTCTGGGTCTTTCCAGTAAAGCAAGTATTTAAGATAATTAACAAAAGCTTTGTCTTTGAAGTAACCTCTTTGGGCAAGAActgaaaagcattaaaaaaaaaaaatgtctgtagGTCAAACCAATCTTTAAACTATGCTTTGTTACCCCTAATGTAAAGGATCTATTTACATAAAACCCCCACCACCAACACGCATTGAATTCAAAACACAAATCCCAGTGCGCAATTATATCTATATACCAGCGTAAGTGTAATGTCATTCAATTGAGAATGTGTAAACGTAGATACTATTTTGAATTGCAACTCTTCTGTCAGAAATCATTAATAGCTACTCAATTTAATGAGGTGCTTAACAACTTACAATTAAGGTAATTTGGGTTGGCTAAACATTGCACAAATTCCAACTCCAACTGAAACCGAAGTCGATTTCCAGCATCATCTAGGAGACAAGACAGCAAAAATCATGGAAAGTAAGGGTTACTGCATATAATACTGATTTGTAGTAAGGAAAGAGCAATAAAGAAACCTGACTAATGCTGAGATAGTCTTCCTaaactgggagtggggagagataAACCTTTCTTCGAAATCTAAGAAAAGCGGAGCCCTGATTAAAAGGCGTTAGAAGTTTCTccaaaattaaagagaaatcatCAAAGAAAGCAGCAACACAAACGGAGAATTCCTACCACTCGTGGGCCACTATGTAAGAATTTTAACAGTGATCACTAAGGTAGGCTGTAACATCTATGGCTTCCCCTATTTTAATAATGCGTTATAACAATTGTTAACAGTGATTAAGTTTTGCAAAAGCTACGTGCTGAATCAGTTAAGAAAAAGTTAGGATGCAAGAGACTGCGGAGAACCTAAAAGATCATGGAGCGTATGCATATAAGAAGCACCAGTAGCAGAATGATACATAAAGTCCGGCGACGATATTTCAAACTTAAGCAAGCTCATGTGAGAAGCAGAAAACCAATCAAGGAGGACACGGTTTAACACACAAGTCCTCTCCCTTAGTCTCACCCACGCCGGGGAGCTGGTGGGGTGGTGTCTGAATAGCAAAGATGTGCGAACAAACCAAATTAGGAAAACTGCAAAGAGTACCTTAGTCTTTCTAGACGCTACAAGAGCCTTCTCACCTTGTCCAAATATTAACCCTGCCAAGAATAAGGCCTGGAAGGAGGCCATGGGGAAGCGGTCTGGGCCGAGGGGAGTTCCATCTGCGAAGACTCCAAGATCAGAGAGCTACTCACCTGTCTCCATAGCGACGGCAGCGGCCATAACAAACGAAGATACCAAAACGCCACCAGCCTGACCGAGCAAAAGCCCAGAGTGGCGGGGGAAGTTCCGGAAACCACGGCTCTCTCTTCCGGTCCCGGGGCACTGTGGGATATGGGGCCGGGCGGCTCCGCCCATCCCCGGCCAGCCCTGGGATGGCTCCACCCGCGCTGGCTCCAAAGTAGCGAGGGGGCGGGGCCCGGGCCGTGGGAGCGCCTGAGGGGCAGGAGCCCAGTGTTTTTAGCCTTCGAAGGACCATGGTGTTTCCACGTCATCGTGTTGTGGCGCTCCCGGCTCTGGCAGTACCGTAGTTTTCCTCTCTTCTGCCTGCGGTGACCGTTGGGCTGGGGGGTGCCCCGAGGCCTCCCTGGCCCCCTCACGCCGGCAGAATGGCCTCAGCCCGAGGGGCCAAGCAGTCTTCTCCCCGGGTGGGGACCACCCGCTACACAGAGACGTCCACAGTCCGCGTGGAGACCTCGTCCCACCGTGTGGAGACCTCGTCCCACCGCGTGGAGACGTCGTCCCGGCGGGTGGAGACCTCCCAGCGCCGCAGCGAGgggccctccctctcccccttggGGAAGCGGCTCCCTGGCATCCTCGAGGCGTCCTCCCGGCACGTGGAATCCTCCTCGCAGCGCACGGAAACGACCTCCCGCCACATCAGGGCCTCGTCCCTGAGGGTGGAGACGGCTCTGCACTTCGCGGAGAGCCCAGCCCCGCGGGCCAAGCCGGCCGCCCGCCAGAACGAAAAACCGGCCCGATGAGATGCTGCTTCCCAAAGGCCACCAAGGGGCCAGGGCCCTCAGCCAGGACAGAAAGGCCTCCAGttgccagccagccagccagctgcCAGGTGGACCAATCATTTTCGGTTTCATGGAAACAAACCATAAATCAATGTAAGAAACAGCCAAGCCGCAGTTTCTGAACACAGCCAACGTTTATTGACCATCCGGCGTCTTGGACCAGCCTACTTTTGACCCAGTGAACTATTTTCACTTGAAGCCAGCACAAAAGATTTTCATGCCCAGGATGCTGTCTAAACCGGCTTGATGGACAAAGAGGCTGTTTGAGCCTCTGAGCCAGGTGAGTTTGGGATCCACAGCCCTCCGAAGACCTTCACCCCTTAGGAACAGAGACCAAACTGAAATCATGACCTGTGGAATGATTCCATGCCTGCTAGCAACTTGAGGGGCAAGGAACAGACTCATAAAACATTAATGGCCTTTGTTTATGTTTCAAAGTAACTGGTGGTTGTCTTTATGCTAAGTCTTTGTACCTGGCACTCCCATCCATACACTTTTTCTAGGTAGGTTAGATGTAGTTAAAAATGACAGTAAACTCACCAGCAAGCAAAAATAATCTTAGAAGAGAGGAGGCCATTGAAACCTGGTCTGAGGTTTGAAGAAGATGGAGAGCAGtcatatttattgagaacctgctctgtgccaggtactAGATACTCCCcca is part of the Chlorocebus sabaeus isolate Y175 chromosome 16, mChlSab1.0.hap1, whole genome shotgun sequence genome and encodes:
- the MED31 gene encoding mediator of RNA polymerase II transcription subunit 31, with protein sequence MAAAVAMETDDAGNRLRFQLELEFVQCLANPNYLNFLAQRGYFKDKAFVNYLKYLLYWKDPEYAKYLKYPQCLHMLELLQYEHFRKELVNAQCAKFIDEQQILHWQHYSRKRMRLQQALAEQQQQNNTSGK
- the C16H17orf100 gene encoding uncharacterized protein C17orf100 homolog isoform X2; this encodes MASARGAKQSSPRVGTTRYTETSTVRVETSSHRVETSSHRVETSSRRVETSQRRSEGPSLSPLGKRLPGILEASSRHVESSSQRTETTSRHIRASSLRVETALHFAESPAPRAKPAARQNEKPAR